The region CAAGCTTTTGCAAGACGTTCCAAGTTGGCGGTCGCTTCACCGTGGGCGAGCATCGTGATCCGTCAGAACAAGGCGCAAACTTTGTTTTGACCTCGATCCAGCACATGGCAAGCGAGCCGATGGCATACGAAACCGGGGGCGACAATTCGCTCATCTATCGTAACTCCCTCAGTTGTATTCCGGCCGCCCGTGTCTTTCGGACTTCACGCAGCACGGCCAAGCCGATCATCAGTGGGATTCAGACCGCTGTCGTTACCGGCCCTCCGGGTGAAGAGATCTATCCGGATGAGTTCGGCCGTGTGAAATGCCAGTTTCACTGGGATCGATATGGTGAAAACAACGACAACAGCAGCTGCTGGATTCGCGTTTCGCAAAGTCACGCTGGAGCCGGTTTTGGTGCGATTAGTCTGCCCCGGATCGGTGAAGAAGTCGTGGTCAGTTTTCTGGAAGGCGATCCCGATCGTCCTCTGATTACCGGGCGTGTTTACCATGCTCAAAACATGCCGCCCTATGGCTTGCCGGATTCAAAGAACATCAGCGGTGTAAAAACCAACAGCACCAAAGGTGGTGGCGGTTACAACGAATTGATCATGGACGATACCAAAGGCAATGAGCTGATCAGGCTGCATGCCGAGTACGACATGGATTCAACGGTCGAGCACGATGACCGGCAAACGGTTCACAACGATCGATCAATCGATGTCGATGGGACTCATACCGAAACGATCAAGAAAGATACTTCGATCACGGTTACCGAAGGAAACTGGAGCCGCACAGTCACCAAAGGAATGTCATCGACGACGGTCAACAAGGAAATCCTCGTTGATTCAGAAACACAGCACATTCATATCACCGCTGCGACCGAGATCAAACTAGAAGTCGGCAAATCAAAGCTATTGATGAAGGCGGACGGGACGATCGAGTTAAGCGGAATGAACATCGCAATCGATGGGAAAGAATCGGTCAACATTCACGGAGCCGCGGTGACATCCAAGGCTGACAACAACAACGTGATGGAAGGGGCCATGGTGCTTTCCAAAGCCAAGGCGAACAACATGATCAAAGGCGGAATGATCATGCTGAATTAGCATCGTCTAACTGGTCGCCTTTCACGTAATGTGTCAAAAACCTGCGTCAACTCGCAATCACTAATCACGCCATGCTTTGTTTTGATGACTGACCCCTCTGTCCCTGCAACCGAAAAGCCGCGTCAAACGATGGTTTTGCCTAGCGTCGATGATGCTGGGCGATCGGTCCTTGCAGTCATCACAAAGCAAACGTACGCGATCGGCAATGACGGAATTCTGGAACGCTGTGATGATGACGCTCCGATCCGAGAGGTCGACGAGTACTACGGTGAAGGCGATCCGGAAACTTGTTCGGTAAAGTTTGAATCGGATCTTGCTCCCTTTAAAACCGTCACCGACCTTGTTGTTGTCGGATCAGCACATGCGCCGGATGACAAGCCGCTTCGACAACTAGACGTTGCTGTTGATGTTGGCTCGAAACGAAAAATGATTCGAGTGTACGGAGATCGGTTTTGTCGCTATCGCGAAGGCGAAGCCCCGGAATTCTCTGCACCGGAACCCTTCACTGTGATGCCGATCCGATATGAAAATGCGTACGGCGGAGTTGATCGGCTCAGCGAGCCCGGTTTGGAATTCAGTTATCCAAGAAACCATCTTGGCAAAGGGTTCGTTTGCAAGAATACGGCTGAGACGATCGACGGTTTGCCGCTGCCCAATTTAGAAGATCCCAACGACCCGATCACTCCAGCAGGATTGTGTCTCGAATCGGTTGGGTCTTGGAACCGATTGCCCCTGCCGCAAGGATTCGGCTGGTTTCAGAAAACATGGTACCCACGCTGTTCGTTTGTCGGATCTGTTCCAGGATTCATTGATCCAGATGAAACGATGCGCGAAGAATCCTTGGGATTGGTGCCCGCAAATCAAATCGCTCTCGCTCGGCAATTCAAGCTGCCCAGTTTCGATATCCGTTTCAACAGTGGCGCGTCAATCGGATTGGCATTTGATCGCTTGAGTGGTGATGAAACCTTAGCGATTCATCACATGACTCCGGATCGGCTGTTGCTGGCGAAGCTACCTGGGCTGCCACCACAGATCACATTGGATATCGGTAACGGTCCAGAATCATTGCAGCCCGTTTTGCAAACGGTTTGTGTTCGAGTGGAGGATCGTCAAGTCGACTTGGTCTGGCGAGGTTCTTTAGCGAAGAACGATCGCCATTGGTTGACGCAAATTGAAAACCTGGAGGCGACAGCGACATAGGCCGTTGAGCAATCGATGCTCGACCGGAACTGTTCCAGCGTTTTTATCATGCGAATAGTCTTGACCGTTATCGCAGGGCCCGCGACCGGCAAAAAGCTTTGGCGACGCAATGACGGATCGATGAAAATCGGTCGGTCGGAGTATGCCGATTTCGTAGTCGCCAGCGATCCGGCGATGTCATCATTGCACTTCGAATTGCGATACGGTCGAACCGGTTGTGCGTTGCGAGATTTGCAAAGTAGCAATGGCACGATCGTTAACGGACAGCGGGTTACCGAATCGAAAATAGCTGATGGCGACCGGATCGTGGCGGGGTCAACGGAGTTTCTCGTTTCGATCGAAGGGCTTGCTGATGGACTTGCGAAAAAGCAGCAACAGTCTCAACCCGCGT is a window of Stieleria sp. JC731 DNA encoding:
- a CDS encoding type VI secretion system Vgr family protein is translated as MALQQQNRLLNLNTVLGEDVLFLTSFSGTEEMGRLFNYQLDLISDDPAIKPEDLVGTAIGWSIELPDKSRRHWHGYINSLSRGDIDFENRRNYRVNVVPWLWFLTQTSDCKIFQEQNVPDIIGEVLGDYSFADYTPKFQLDHKQWEYCVQYRETDFNFLTRLMEQEGMFFFFEHSEGAHKMIIADHQTGYYDLPENRVDYPDDLGSRAIQDHLTSWERKYQFIPGKYAQTDYNFKTPSTSLASNSSSVVNLNDISNYELYDYPGEYEDKGVGDSETRVRIEAEETRHDIVSATSFCKTFQVGGRFTVGEHRDPSEQGANFVLTSIQHMASEPMAYETGGDNSLIYRNSLSCIPAARVFRTSRSTAKPIISGIQTAVVTGPPGEEIYPDEFGRVKCQFHWDRYGENNDNSSCWIRVSQSHAGAGFGAISLPRIGEEVVVSFLEGDPDRPLITGRVYHAQNMPPYGLPDSKNISGVKTNSTKGGGGYNELIMDDTKGNELIRLHAEYDMDSTVEHDDRQTVHNDRSIDVDGTHTETIKKDTSITVTEGNWSRTVTKGMSSTTVNKEILVDSETQHIHITAATEIKLEVGKSKLLMKADGTIELSGMNIAIDGKESVNIHGAAVTSKADNNNVMEGAMVLSKAKANNMIKGGMIMLN
- a CDS encoding DUF2169 domain-containing protein, which gives rise to MTDPSVPATEKPRQTMVLPSVDDAGRSVLAVITKQTYAIGNDGILERCDDDAPIREVDEYYGEGDPETCSVKFESDLAPFKTVTDLVVVGSAHAPDDKPLRQLDVAVDVGSKRKMIRVYGDRFCRYREGEAPEFSAPEPFTVMPIRYENAYGGVDRLSEPGLEFSYPRNHLGKGFVCKNTAETIDGLPLPNLEDPNDPITPAGLCLESVGSWNRLPLPQGFGWFQKTWYPRCSFVGSVPGFIDPDETMREESLGLVPANQIALARQFKLPSFDIRFNSGASIGLAFDRLSGDETLAIHHMTPDRLLLAKLPGLPPQITLDIGNGPESLQPVLQTVCVRVEDRQVDLVWRGSLAKNDRHWLTQIENLEATAT